A section of the Oryzias melastigma strain HK-1 linkage group LG2, ASM292280v2, whole genome shotgun sequence genome encodes:
- the LOC112156818 gene encoding gastrula zinc finger protein xLCGF3.1-like, which translates to MSESQCDSDFGKKSKKAALVRKHMQSKNKNNFIRSEKRKIIGLNVSNNMRPESDKNLHLCEECGKSLGCKAKLRIHMRTHTGEKPFSCRECDRSFSQIFGLRSHMRIHTGDKPYSCNNCEKRFTNASNLKMHTRTHTGERPFSCKECDKRFSRTSGLKRHMVTHSVEKPFSCQDCDKRFNYLRNLKAHKTTHTGEKPFTCKECDKQYVHIFHLKRHMITHIGDKPFSCKECEKSFSHLSCLKIHMRTHTGEKPLSFKEWEQKFGCLSCLKTHMRTLTGEKPYSCIECDMSFSQLSHLNLHVITHTGEKSFSCK; encoded by the coding sequence atgtcagaaagtcagtgtgactctgattttggaaaaaaaagtaagaaggCAGCTTTGGTTAGGAAACACATgcaatctaaaaataaaaataactttataaggtctgagaaaagaaaaataattggaCTCAATGTGTCAAACAACATGAGACCTGAGTCTGATAAAAACTTGCATCTCTGTGAGGAATGTGGTAAAAGTCTTGGTTGCAAAGCCAAACTTAGAATTCACATGAGAAcccacacaggagagaagcctttttcttgtagagaatgtgatagaagtttttCCCAAATATTTGGTCTCAGATCACACATgagaattcatacaggagatAAGCCTTATTCTTGTAACAATTGTGAAAAACGTTTTACTAATGCATCCAATCTCAAAATGCACacgagaactcacacaggagagaggccattttcttgtaaagaatgtgataaaaggtTTAGTCGAACATCTGGTCTCAAAAGGCATATGGTAACACACAGCGtagagaagcctttttcatgCCAAGATTGTGATAAAAGATTTAACTATTTACGTAATCTCAAAGCACACAAAACAAcccacacaggagagaagccttttacttgtaaagaatgtgataaacaatatgttcatatatttcatctcaaaagacacatgataACTCACATAGGAGataagcctttttcttgtaaagaatgtgaaaaaagttttagtcattTATCTTGCCTTAAAAttcacatgagaactcacacaggagagaagcctctTTCTTTTAAAGAATGGGAACAAAAATTTGGTTGCTTATCTTGTCTTAAAACACACATGCGAACTctcacaggagaaaagccttatTCTTGTATAGAATGTGATATGAGTTTTAGTCAATTATCTCATCTTAATTTACACGTGATAACACATACTGGAGAGAAgtctttttcatgtaaataa